The following DNA comes from Candidatus Hydrogenedentota bacterium.
TCGTACGAGTCGCTGCCGTCCAATGTGATTGTCCGGCCGGTGAGCGCGTTGATCTGGTCATCGCCCGCGTCCGCAACCGGCGCATCGTTGACCGGCGTGACCGTGATGGTCACCGCCGCTTCGTTGCCGTCGATTGCTCCGTCGTTGGCCCTGTACGTAAAGCTGTCCGCGCCGTTGTAATTCGCCTCGGGCGTGTATACGAACGAACCATCCGGGTCAAGCGTCAGAGTGCCATGGCCGGGGCCACTCACCAGCACCGCCGTCCGAGCATCGCCCTCCGCATCGGTATCGTTGCCCAGCACGCCCGGCGCGGTCACTGTCAGCGCACCGTCCTCGGCCACGGTGTACGCGTCATTTGCACTTACAGGCGGGTCGTTAACCGGCGTTACCGTAATCGAAACAACCGCCGCAAGACTCACCAGAATCTGATCGCTGGCTGCGTATCTGAAGCTGTCTGGTCCGTGGTAATCATGTGCGGGCGTATAGATGAACGAACCGTTGGACCTCAGAGTGAGCGTTCCGTGGCTCACGCCTGTCAGCAGCACCGCAGTCAAGTTGTTGCCGTCCGCGTCGCTGTCGTTGCCCAGGACGCCCGGAACGGCCACCGTCAACGTCTGGTCCTCAGCGATTGTGTATAAATCATTCGCGGCTACCGGCCGATCATTGACGGGGGTTACCGTGATGCTCACTGTCGCTACGTTGCTATCCAATTCACCATCGCTGGCTTGATAGGTGAAGCTGTCTGGTCCGTTGTAGTTCGCCGCCGGCACGTACGAAAACGAGCCGTTGGCGTTCAATGTCAGAGCGCCATGGCTCACGCCGCTTACCAGCACCGCCGTCAAGGCGTCGCCATCGGGGTCTGTATCGTTGCCTAAAACGCCCGGCGCACTCACTGTCCGGACCGCGTCTTCGCCCACCGCGTAAGCGTCGGCATTGGCTACAGGAGGCTGATTCTGTCTCGGAATAGCCGTCTCCAGAACAGGCGTTAGAATTGAACCCCCGCCAAGGCGGTATTCAGCGTACCCGGACAGAATCTGAGTACCACTTTCATCAAATGGGACATTGACTCTGTAGACAAACGTCGCCGGGAAACCCGGCACAGAGAGATACGCGAATTGAAGCTGCCCTGCCGCACCGGGCGCGGGAGCGATTACGGGGTAAGGTCCGCTCACATAGCTGTCGTATGTCCAGCCGCCTGGGAGAGTCTCATACAGGGCCAGGGCGGTGACTGGGGCGGCGCCTTCCATGTTGAAAGTCACTGCAATGTCCAGGGTCTGGCCCGACAGGTAATATCCCTGCGGAATAACTCTCTCTATTGTGAGAATCGTCTCTTGCGCACCGGCAGGGCCGGTGCTGGCGAAAATGAGGATAAGCACGAACGTGCCGTATAGACAGGCCCTCGCCCATTCTGAATGTCTTCCCGCGTACCACATTCCTGGCTCCTTTCAGCGACTTCAGTGCATGGTGAACCGAGATATGGCGTCGCCAGCAAGCTGTCGAAATAGGACGTGCCATGATTCAAAAGTGCGATACCCAAACCAAACTCTCGCTCATACCTGGAAGCCCGGGCCTCAAGAACCCCCTTTGTCAAGTAAATACCCCTGCTTGGAAGACCCGTATAGCTGTATGCCTATCCCAATGTCGATGCTATTCCGAGTAAATGTTAGCAAACTCCATGCCTATATACAATGTTTTTCGGCATTTACGGTAAATCAGCGTGGCAGACATTCAGGGTCTCGGGGGTTCTTGAAAAAAGGGCCTGTGTTTGTGGTATCTGGTCTTTCTTGCACGAAATGGCGCGGGTGCCTTTGCACCAGTGGTCATTTCGTCAGGCAGGTATCACCACTTTCCGGCCATGGCTGGATTCCTCTTTTTTGACGATTTGACGGATTTTCCCCGGGCTGGCCAGATGATTTTCAATGCTATTTGGATGTCTTGGCGCCGGCAAATATACGAATACTGCTGGCAGCAAAGGCGCAGGAAAGCGCGACCAAAACCTCTGGAATCCTAGCTAAAGCATTTCTCCAGGTGCTGGCGCGCACCCGAGGATTCTTGCGGTTACACCGCTTCGAGCGTCGAGGGCGGCTTCGGGGCAATGTTGTACGTCACACTCACAACGCCGGGCACTTTCTCTATGATCTCGCGAGCAAGCTCTTCAAGGAGCTCATAAGAAAGCCGGGTCGGAGATGCGACTCGAGCGTCAACGCTGTCCCAGCAACGCACCTCTATCTGCTGGCCAAAATCGCGTTTGCCGTTACGCATTCCGGTCACTCGGTCCTCATGAAGGATTGCCATATATTGAAATGCGCCGCTATTCTTCAGCAGCCGTTCGACAACCGAGGTCGCCTTGCGGACCGTAGCGATGCGCTCGGGATTTGCCTCGCCAATTACACGCGCCGAGAGCGCCGGGCCGGGGAAAGGAATGCGCTCGAACAGCTCCGCCGGAAGGCCGAGAGCCTTGCCCACTTTTCTGACGCCGTCCTTCCGCAACTGAATCAGCGGCTCGAGGATGCGGTAGCCAAAGGCCTTCTGCGGACTGATCCCAAGCTGCTCAAAGACATTGTGCTGCCGCTTGATTCCCGCCACGGTCTCATCAACGTCGGTCAAGATCGTTCCTTGAAGCAGGAACTTCGCTTCGCTCTTCTTAACGAGCTTGCCAAAAACGTCTTTGTAGAACGTCTGGGTAATGGCTTCACGCTTTTCCTCGGGGTCGGTGATTCC
Coding sequences within:
- a CDS encoding ATP-binding protein, translating into MIKEITAQELDTEQFINEKVREIQSDVGEGTAINALSGGVDSSTVTMLGHRALGNRLRTVFVENGLMREGEPEQVVGFFRKLGVTVEVLDAREQFFAALRGITDPEEKREAITQTFYKDVFGKLVKKSEAKFLLQGTILTDVDETVAGIKRQHNVFEQLGISPQKAFGYRILEPLIQLRKDGVRKVGKALGLPAELFERIPFPGPALSARVIGEANPERIATVRKATSVVERLLKNSGAFQYMAILHEDRVTGMRNGKRDFGQQIEVRCWDSVDARVASPTRLSYELLEELAREIIEKVPGVVSVTYNIAPKPPSTLEAV
- a CDS encoding cadherin-like domain-containing protein, translated to MWYAGRHSEWARACLYGTFVLILIFASTGPAGAQETILTIERVIPQGYYLSGQTLDIAVTFNMEGAAPVTALALYETLPGGWTYDSYVSGPYPVIAPAPGAAGQLQFAYLSVPGFPATFVYRVNVPFDESGTQILSGYAEYRLGGGSILTPVLETAIPRQNQPPVANADAYAVGEDAVRTVSAPGVLGNDTDPDGDALTAVLVSGVSHGALTLNANGSFSYVPAANYNGPDSFTYQASDGELDSNVATVSITVTPVNDRPVAANDLYTIAEDQTLTVAVPGVLGNDSDADGNNLTAVLLTGVSHGTLTLRSNGSFIYTPAHDYHGPDSFRYAASDQILVSLAAVVSITVTPVNDPPVSANDAYTVAEDGALTVTAPGVLGNDTDAEGDARTAVLVSGPGHGTLTLDPDGSFVYTPEANYNGADSFTYRANDGAIDGNEAAVTITVTPVNDAPVADAGDDQINALTGRTITLDGSDSY